In Myxococcus virescens, one genomic interval encodes:
- a CDS encoding MlaE family ABC transporter permease yields MTTQTPSKPAREPGPITQAVTSFGQGLIDIVSTLGGIITMGLAVFRWSVRRPFRLVNLFAQLDFVGVGSIFIVSLTGTFTGMVFALQTSTAFQLFDAESLVGPTVALTLTRELAAVFSALMVTMRAGSAMCTELGTMRVTEQVDALETMAVNPVQYLLVPRVLAGLFMVPALTMLFNTMGMGGAYVVAVGGLGISPGTFLSRTQQWLAPEDIFQGLLKGAVFGLSVSLICCFKGFNASGGAKGVGQATTEAMVASALSIFILDFILGVLFF; encoded by the coding sequence ATGACCACGCAGACCCCCAGCAAGCCGGCACGCGAGCCCGGGCCCATCACCCAGGCCGTCACGAGCTTTGGCCAGGGCCTCATCGACATTGTCAGCACCCTGGGCGGAATCATCACCATGGGGCTGGCCGTGTTCCGCTGGAGCGTGCGGCGCCCCTTCCGGCTGGTCAACCTCTTCGCCCAGTTGGACTTCGTGGGCGTGGGGTCCATCTTCATCGTATCGCTCACCGGCACGTTCACCGGCATGGTCTTCGCGCTACAGACGTCCACCGCCTTTCAGCTCTTCGACGCGGAGAGCCTGGTGGGCCCCACGGTGGCGCTGACGCTCACCCGCGAGCTGGCGGCCGTGTTCTCCGCGCTGATGGTGACCATGCGCGCAGGCTCCGCCATGTGCACCGAGCTGGGCACCATGCGCGTCACCGAGCAGGTGGACGCGCTGGAGACCATGGCCGTCAACCCGGTGCAGTACCTGTTGGTTCCCCGGGTGCTGGCCGGCCTCTTCATGGTGCCGGCGCTCACCATGCTCTTCAACACCATGGGCATGGGCGGGGCCTACGTGGTGGCCGTCGGGGGCCTGGGCATCTCCCCCGGGACCTTCCTCTCCCGGACGCAGCAGTGGCTGGCGCCCGAGGACATCTTCCAGGGCCTGCTCAAGGGCGCCGTGTTCGGCCTGTCGGTGTCCCTCATCTGCTGCTTCAAGGGCTTCAACGCCTCGGGCGGCGCCAAGGGCGTGGGGCAGGCCACCACGGAGGCGATGGTGGCCAGCGCCCTGTCCATCTTCATCCTCGACTTCATCCTGGGCGTCCTCTTCTTCTGA